In Cicer arietinum cultivar CDC Frontier isolate Library 1 chromosome 1, Cicar.CDCFrontier_v2.0, whole genome shotgun sequence, one DNA window encodes the following:
- the LOC140920603 gene encoding ribonuclease S-2-like produces MSEQWREERVQMKLSDAKNVLEHKYNEMVNLIEYLQMFLRSRGDEVNNKEIENVDLIKQQVESVNIPQILELSYNFSESRDTLTAPSFHYYTLAEQWPSTICWNPTRRCISQIPNFFTVHGLWPSNQYWPHSSQCSSSEIFVLSDIQNIGPNLNLAWPDLFGNDGQFWEDEWKKYGVCSIFIPVDYLQHTMTLWFKYNITNMLVEDGVTPRAWYTRQQIMRAVEKKTQTSPAIVCTSQYLKEIYVCLDPTTATTFVACPGPPSCPTWIEF; encoded by the exons ATGAGCGAGCAATGGCGCGAAGAACGCGTGCAAATGAAGCTAAGTGATGCCAAAAATGTACTCGaacataaatataatgaaatggtaaatttgattgaatatttACAAATGTTCTTAAGATCAAGAGGTGATGAAGTTAACAATAAGGAAATAGAGAATGTCGACTTGATTAAACAACAAGTTGAATCGGTTAACATTCCACAAATTCTTGAACTTTCTTATAATTTCTCAGAGTCTCGTGAT acATTGACAGCTCCATCATTTCACTACTACACATTGGCTGAGCAATGGCCATCAACTATTTGTTGGAATCCAACACGGAGATGCATATCTCAAATTCCAAATTTCTTCACTGTTCATGGCCTATGGCCATCGAACCAGTATTGGCCACACTCATCACAATGCAGTTCTTCTGAGATATTTGTTCTCAGCGAT ATTCAAAATATAGGGCCGAACCTTAACCTTGCTTGGCCAGATTTATTTGGCAATGATGGCCAATTCTGGGAGGACGAGTGGAAAAAATATGGAGTGTGTTCAATATTCATACCAGTGGATTATTTACAACACACCATGACTCTATGGTTTAAATACAATATCACCAACATGCTTGTAGAGGATGGTGTCACACCAAGGGCTTGGTATACTCGGCAACAAATCATGAGGGCTGTAGAAAAAAAGACTCAAACTTCACCCGCTATTGTTTGTACGAGTCAATATTTAAAAGAGATATACGTCTGCCTGGATCCTACAACAGCAACAACATTTGTGGCTTGTCCAGGACCACCGAGTTGTCCTACCTGGATTGAGTTTTAG
- the LOC101500367 gene encoding uncharacterized protein produces the protein MSCCLPCFASLTCGLCSSVASGISQKSARIGYCFLFGASLIISWILREVGAPLLEKLPWIDSSDTHTKEWYQVQAVLRVSLGNFLFFVVLALIMIGVKDQNDRRDSWHHGGWTVKTVIWLLLIVLAFFIPDAVTLAYGFISKFGAGLFLLIQVLILLDCTHSWNDAWVEKDEQKWYIALLVVSIGCYIGAFAVSGILFIWFSPGGYDCGLNVFFLVTTMILAFVFAVVALHPKVNGSLLPASVISLYCAYVCYTGLSSEPRGYECNGLNKSRAVNTGTLILGMLTTVLSVLYSALRAGSSTTFLSPPSSPKAGESKPLLEEMEEGKTKKEEKQARPVSYSYSFFHLIFALATMYSAMLLSGWTSSSESSDLIDVGWTSVWVRIGTEWVTAGLYLWTLLAPLMFPDREFA, from the exons ATGTCGTGTTGTTTACCTTGCTTCGCATCTTTAACATGTGGTCTCTGCTCCTCCGTTGCTTCTGGAATCTCCCAAAAATCCGCTAGAATTGGTTACTGTTTTCTCTTTGGCGCTTCTCTCATCATTTCTTGGATTCTCAGAGAAGTTGGAGCACCCCTTTTGGAGAAACTCCCAT GGATAGATTCATCGGATACCCACACGAAGGAATGGTATCAAGTACAAGCAGTTCTTCGCGTGAGCTTGGGAAATTTCTTGTTCTTTGTTGTTTTAGCCCTCATAATGATTGGTGTGAAGGACCAGAATGATAGACGTGATTCATGGCACCATGGTGGATGGACTGTAAAGACAGTGATATGGCTTTTGCTAATTGTCCTTGCTTTCTTCATTCCAGATGCGGTGACGCTAGCGTATG GATTCATATCAAAATTTGGAGCTGGCTTGTTTTTATTGATTCAAGTGCTAATTTTACTTGACTGTACTCACTCTTGGAACGATGCATGGGTTGAGAAAGATGAACAAAAATG GTATATTGCTCTACTTGTTGTATCGATCGGATGCTACATTGGAGCATTTGCGGTGTCAGGAATTCTTTTTATTTGGTTCAGCCCTGGTGGATATGACTGTGGTCTCAATGTCTTTTTCCTTGTCACGACGATGATTCTTGCTTTTGTGTTTGCAGTTGTTGCTCTACATCCTAAG GTGAACGGAAGCTTGTTGCCAGCATCTGTGATATCACTTTACTGTGCATATGTGTGCTACACGGGTCTTTCTAGCGAACCTCGAGGTTATGAGTGCAATGGTCTCAACAAGTCCAGAGCCGTAAACACGGGCACGCTCATTCTTGGCATGCTAACAACAGTACTGTCCGTGTTGTATTCTGCGCTTCGTGCAGGATCTTCAACCACATTCTTATCACCACCATCTTCACCTAAAGCAG GTGAAAGCAAGCCTCTTCTTGAAGAAATGGAAGAAGGAAAGACGAAAAAAGAGGAAAAGCAAGCGCGGCCAGTTAGTTATTCCTATTCATTCTTCCACCTAATATTTGCATTGGCTACCATGTATTCAGCCATGCTTCTATCTGGATGGACGAGCTCGTCTGAAAGCTCGGATCTGATCGATGTTGGTTGGACATCGGTATGGGTTCGGATCGGAACAGAATGGGTTACTGCTGGATTGTATCTGTGGACTCTCTTGGCTCCTTTGATGTTTCCTGATCGTGAATTTGCTTAA
- the LOC113787272 gene encoding uncharacterized protein, which yields MATNYLLESNTEMHISNSKFLHCSGPMAIEPGRTLTLLGQIYLAMMANYGRMSGKKYGVCSTFIPVDYFQHTMTLWFKYNITNMFVEDGVPPGDWYTRQQITRSIEKKTQASPDIVCTGQYLKEIHVCLDPTTATTFVACPGSPSCPT from the exons ATGGCCACCAACTATTTGCTGGAATCCAACACGGAGATGCATATCTCAAATTCCAAATTTCTTCACTGTTCAGGGCCTATGGCCATCGAACCA GGCCGAACCTTAACCTTGCTTGGCCAGATTTATTTGGCAATGATGGCCAATTATGGGAGGATGAGTGGAAAAAAATATGGAGTGTGTTCGACATTCATACCAGTGGACTATTTTCAACACACCATGACTCTATGGTTTAAATACAATATCACCAACATGTTTGTAGAGGATGGTGTCCCACCAGGGGATTGGTATACTCGACAACAAATCACGAGGTCTATAGAGAAAAAGACTCAAGCTTCACCCGATATTGTTTGTACGGGTCAATATTTAAAAGAGATACACGTCTGTCTGGATCCTACAACAGCAACAACATTTGTGGCTTGTCCAGGATCACCGAGTTGTCCTACCTAG
- the LOC140919224 gene encoding uncharacterized protein, with translation MASNNTTLFHTLHSGRLKHRNSVVAAALNYRRGKNRKHSGISSPVNFRQGFVKNEVVSARKLAAGLWQLRFLEFSRAHGSLCSSNSKFEASMPFIKSSKEGPTKWNPSLKKASNEYSTIVHRRKLLENKKLATKHDSIVTVLLEELLQAQNSIKKLKASQNSSKEKIKHILKNIKSMLDELARERKSKEMMELLNTKLVHGLDLANESPISLEETTKEKREKEN, from the exons atgGCTTCCAACAACACCACCCTTTTCCACACACTTCATTCCGGTCGCTTGAAACATCGAAATTCAGTGGTTGCCGCCGCTCTTAATTACCGCAGAGGTAAAAACAGGAAACATTCGGGTATTAGCTCCCCTGTGAATTTCAGACAAGGTTTCGTGAAAAATGAGGTGGTTTCTGCGAGGAAGCTTGCAGCTGGGTTGTGGCAGTTGCGGTTTCTTGAGTTCTCACGTGCTCACGGTTCGTTATGTTCTTCCAACTCTAAG TTTGAAGCCTCTATGCCATTTATTAAATCTTCAAAAGAAGGACCAACAAAATGGAACCCTTCTCTTAAAAAAGCATCCAATGAGTATTCCACAATAGTTCATAGAAGGAAGCTtctagaaaacaaaaaattagcCACTAAACATGATTCAATTGTCACTGTTTTACTTGAAGAACTCcttcaagctcaaaattccatCAAAAAACTTAAAGCTTCACAGAATTCCTCCAAggaaaaaatcaaacatattttGAAGAACATTAAATCAATGTTAGATGAGTTAGCAAGGGAAAGAAAAAGTAAAGAGATGATGGAATTACTTAATACCAAATTAGTACATGGATTGGATTTAGCCAATGAATCACCAATAAGTTTAGAAGAAACTAcgaaagagaaaagagagaaagagaattaA